One stretch of Microvirga lotononidis DNA includes these proteins:
- a CDS encoding adenylate/guanylate cyclase domain-containing protein, which yields MTEDQKFLAVLRQSAEPKTVDAIETLIRDAPDHELNRINALAFAARNGLDEDQVIGAFLHAARLGLFEMSWNVLCPGCGGVLESGMSLKSVNQSEYSCALCAAGYEPTLDEMVEVTFTVSSRVRKIAAHEPDTLPMHEYVRQVFWSSGIDLPDDYEQRLDEIVLDAVELPPGERAILSLQLPAEFVIVFDPVTHAAQFIDVKGEPTRERQSLTLVLNESHPQNDTMVMQPGPLRISLENRTNRRVLPAVWVAGDALHHMLERRRPFLTAKRLLTNQTFRDLYRTDTLDIDQRLKITSLTFLFTDLKGSTELYERVGDLVAYDLVREHFRVLNEIVAAEAGAVVKTIGDAVMATFPTPDHAISAALRMRDAMRSLNETRGSEDLLLKIGIHEGPCLAVTLNDRQDYFGQTVNIASRVQGLADSRAIFATDAVVENPQASQIIRLQGLQPTLQKTALRGINDEFLVYEIP from the coding sequence ATGACCGAAGATCAGAAATTCCTCGCAGTCCTGCGTCAATCTGCCGAACCCAAGACCGTCGATGCCATAGAAACCCTGATCCGGGATGCGCCGGATCATGAGTTGAACCGTATCAACGCTCTCGCCTTCGCTGCCCGGAATGGGCTCGACGAGGACCAGGTCATCGGCGCATTTCTTCATGCCGCCCGCCTCGGGCTGTTCGAGATGTCGTGGAATGTGCTCTGCCCCGGATGTGGCGGCGTGCTCGAATCCGGCATGAGCCTCAAATCCGTGAACCAGAGCGAATACAGCTGCGCTCTTTGCGCCGCCGGATACGAGCCGACTCTCGACGAAATGGTCGAGGTCACGTTCACGGTGAGCTCGCGTGTCCGCAAGATCGCGGCCCATGAGCCGGATACCCTTCCGATGCACGAATATGTCCGTCAGGTCTTCTGGAGTTCGGGTATCGACCTGCCGGACGATTACGAACAGAGGCTCGACGAGATCGTGCTCGACGCGGTCGAACTGCCCCCGGGGGAAAGGGCGATCCTGTCCCTCCAGCTTCCGGCCGAGTTTGTGATCGTTTTCGATCCGGTTACCCATGCCGCCCAATTCATCGACGTGAAAGGAGAGCCTACGCGCGAGCGGCAGAGCCTCACGCTCGTCCTCAACGAAAGCCACCCGCAAAACGACACCATGGTCATGCAGCCGGGGCCCTTGCGGATCTCGCTTGAAAACCGCACCAATCGGCGCGTCCTTCCCGCGGTCTGGGTGGCCGGCGACGCACTGCACCACATGCTCGAACGGCGGCGTCCGTTCCTCACGGCGAAACGTCTGCTCACGAACCAGACCTTCCGCGATCTCTATCGCACCGATACGCTCGACATCGACCAGCGCCTGAAGATCACCAGCCTGACCTTCCTGTTCACCGACCTGAAGGGCTCGACCGAGCTCTACGAGCGGGTCGGCGATCTCGTGGCTTACGATCTCGTGCGGGAGCATTTCCGGGTGCTCAACGAGATCGTCGCGGCGGAAGCCGGAGCGGTGGTCAAAACCATCGGCGACGCGGTGATGGCGACGTTCCCGACGCCCGACCACGCGATTTCGGCGGCGCTGCGGATGCGTGACGCCATGCGCAGCCTCAACGAGACGCGCGGAAGCGAAGACCTGTTGCTCAAGATCGGTATCCACGAGGGACCATGCCTCGCCGTGACCCTGAACGACAGGCAGGATTACTTCGGCCAGACTGTCAATATCGCGTCTCGCGTCCAGGGCCTCGCGGATTCTCGCGCGATCTTCGCGACGGATGCCGTTGTCGAGAATCCGCAAGCCTCGCAGATCATCCGGCTGCAAGGACTACAGCCGACCCTGCAGAAGACCGCGCTTCGTGGGATCAACGACGAGTTCCTTGTCTACGAGATACCATAG